A genomic region of Pseudomonas sp. RSB 5.4 contains the following coding sequences:
- the ggt gene encoding gamma-glutamyltransferase: protein MFPALPLSRFRLPALTLIISALTLTACNAPPSSTLPLAPEAASGYRTDLQTRHASKHMAAAANPLAAEAGREMLRKGGSAIDAAIAMQAVLTLVEPQSSGIGGGAMIVLWDGKQVRTYDGRETAPAGATEKLFLQADGKPMPFPQAQIGGRSVGTPGVLRALEMAHKQHGRLPWATLFEPAIKLAEQGFAISPRLHSLLESDPVIRKSPDMAAYFLNRDGSVKAIGTRLQNPALAAVLKRIANEGPDALYKGPIAEEIVAKVQGHANPGSLSLNDLQRYQAKERAPLCTDYKRWQVCGMPPPSSGGIAVAQILGTLQALESRDPRLSLTPLKPVKTNKPAGIEPDPQAVHLIAEAERLAYADRAQYVADTDFVPVPVKGLVDPGYLASRASLIGERSMGSAQPGTPPGVQVAYAPDRSPLRISTSQVVAVDDLGGAVSMTTTIEAAFGSHLMVQGFLLNNQMTDFSFIPEEHGQKVANRVEPGKRPRSSMAPTLIFDRHSGEFLASVGSPGGSQIIEYVAKTTVGLLDWNLDPQSAISLPNFGSRNGPTELEQGQFSPALIQALKDKGHTVNEIDMTSGTQAIVRVKDAQGKASLAGGADPRREGEALGD, encoded by the coding sequence GTGTTTCCAGCCCTGCCCCTGAGCCGTTTTCGCCTGCCTGCCCTGACGCTGATCATCAGCGCCCTGACCCTCACCGCGTGCAACGCCCCGCCCTCCTCGACCTTGCCGCTGGCACCGGAAGCTGCGTCCGGTTATCGCACCGATCTGCAGACCCGTCATGCCAGCAAACACATGGCTGCTGCCGCCAATCCGCTGGCCGCCGAGGCCGGGCGCGAGATGCTGCGCAAGGGCGGCTCGGCCATAGACGCGGCGATCGCCATGCAGGCGGTGCTGACTCTGGTAGAACCGCAATCCTCCGGGATCGGTGGCGGTGCGATGATCGTGTTGTGGGACGGCAAACAGGTGCGCACCTACGACGGACGCGAAACCGCCCCGGCGGGTGCCACCGAGAAGCTGTTCCTGCAGGCCGACGGCAAACCGATGCCATTCCCGCAGGCGCAGATCGGCGGTCGGTCGGTGGGCACTCCGGGCGTGCTGCGTGCGCTGGAAATGGCACACAAGCAACACGGTCGCCTGCCGTGGGCCACGCTGTTTGAGCCGGCGATCAAACTCGCCGAGCAGGGTTTCGCGATTTCGCCGCGCCTGCATTCGCTGCTGGAATCCGACCCGGTGATCCGTAAATCACCGGACATGGCCGCCTACTTCCTCAACCGCGACGGCAGCGTCAAAGCCATCGGCACCCGTCTGCAGAATCCGGCATTGGCCGCCGTGCTCAAGCGCATCGCCAACGAAGGCCCGGACGCGCTGTACAAAGGCCCGATTGCCGAGGAGATCGTCGCCAAGGTGCAGGGCCACGCCAATCCCGGGAGCCTGTCGCTGAATGATCTTCAGCGCTATCAGGCCAAGGAACGCGCACCGCTGTGCACCGACTACAAACGCTGGCAGGTCTGCGGCATGCCGCCGCCGTCATCGGGCGGGATCGCCGTGGCGCAGATTCTCGGCACCTTGCAGGCACTGGAAAGCCGCGACCCGCGCCTGTCACTGACGCCACTCAAACCCGTGAAAACCAACAAACCGGCCGGTATCGAACCCGATCCCCAAGCCGTGCATCTGATCGCCGAAGCCGAACGCCTGGCCTACGCCGACCGTGCGCAATACGTCGCCGACACCGATTTCGTTCCGGTGCCGGTCAAAGGTCTGGTCGACCCGGGTTATCTGGCCAGCCGCGCCAGCCTGATCGGCGAACGCAGCATGGGCAGCGCCCAACCGGGCACCCCGCCGGGCGTGCAAGTGGCCTACGCGCCGGATCGCTCGCCACTGCGCATTTCCACCTCGCAAGTCGTCGCCGTGGATGACCTCGGTGGCGCGGTGTCGATGACCACCACCATCGAAGCGGCGTTCGGCTCGCACCTGATGGTGCAGGGCTTTTTGCTGAACAACCAGATGACCGATTTCTCGTTCATCCCCGAAGAGCACGGGCAGAAAGTCGCCAACCGCGTCGAACCCGGCAAACGCCCTCGCTCGTCGATGGCCCCGACGCTGATCTTTGATCGCCACAGCGGCGAATTCCTCGCCAGCGTCGGCTCGCCGGGCGGTTCGCAGATCATCGAATACGTGGCCAAGACCACCGTCGGCCTGCTCGACTGGAACCTCGACCCGCAAAGCGCCATCAGCCTGCCCAACTTCGGCAGCCGCAACGGCCCGACCGAACTGGAACAAGGCCAGTTCAGCCCGGCGTTGATTCAGGCGTTGAAGGACAAGGGCCACACAGTCAACGAAATCGACATGACCAGCGGCACCCAGGCGATCGTGCGGGTCAAGGATGCGCAAGGGAAAGCCTCGCTGGCCGGTGGTGCCGATCCGCGGCGTGAAGGGGAAGCGTTGGGGGATTGA
- a CDS encoding LysE family transporter: protein MDLSLSSYLAPLLSLALLWTVAVVTPGPNFFNIAQLAVSRSRRHGMVAALGVASGTVLWGLAGGLGIQTLFSAAPTLYLSFKIAGGCYLIYLGLKQFKRKAPIAAGTLDESQQTLLGAYGRGFLGNMTNPKSALFVATIFATAMPAHVPPLLLTLAVLTMATLSFSWYCSVALFFASRRIASVYERSRQWLDRLAGGCYLLFGAHLVANR, encoded by the coding sequence ATGGACCTTTCGCTTTCCAGCTATCTCGCCCCGTTGCTGTCGCTGGCGCTGTTGTGGACGGTCGCGGTGGTCACCCCCGGCCCGAACTTCTTCAACATCGCCCAACTGGCGGTCAGCCGTTCCCGACGCCATGGCATGGTCGCGGCGCTGGGCGTCGCCAGCGGCACCGTGTTGTGGGGCCTGGCCGGCGGTTTGGGGATTCAGACCTTGTTCAGCGCGGCGCCAACCCTGTACCTGAGCTTCAAGATCGCCGGTGGCTGCTACCTGATCTACCTCGGCCTCAAGCAGTTCAAACGCAAAGCGCCGATTGCCGCCGGTACGCTGGATGAGTCGCAACAGACCCTGCTGGGCGCCTACGGGCGGGGCTTTCTGGGCAACATGACCAACCCCAAGTCGGCACTGTTCGTCGCCACCATCTTCGCCACCGCAATGCCGGCCCACGTCCCGCCGCTACTGCTGACACTGGCCGTGCTGACCATGGCCACGCTGTCGTTCAGCTGGTATTGCAGCGTCGCGCTGTTCTTCGCCAGCCGCCGGATCGCGAGTGTTTACGAGCGTTCACGGCAATGGCTGGATCGCTTGGCCGGTGGTTGTTATCTGCTGTTTGGGGCGCATCTGGTGGCTAATCGCTGA
- a CDS encoding flavin reductase family protein, producing the protein MSASHRRPVPLNKAYRLLNHGPTVLVSAAHDGQRNIMAAAWAMPLDFEPPKVAVVLDKSTWTRQLLEASGTFVLNVPCVNQADIVQTVGNTSGLEIQQNQGQDKFQAYGLQTFAGETVEAPLLEGCVAWLECRLLPEPRNHEQYDLFLAEVIAAQADERVFSDGRWHFDGHDGLRTLHHVAGGHFLTIGDAVDGKTLPL; encoded by the coding sequence ATGAGTGCTTCCCACCGCCGCCCGGTGCCCTTGAACAAAGCCTATCGTCTGCTCAATCACGGGCCGACCGTGCTGGTCAGCGCCGCCCATGACGGCCAGCGCAACATCATGGCCGCCGCTTGGGCGATGCCGCTGGATTTCGAACCGCCGAAAGTCGCCGTCGTCCTCGACAAGTCCACCTGGACGCGCCAGTTGCTCGAAGCGTCCGGCACGTTTGTGCTCAACGTGCCGTGCGTCAATCAGGCTGACATCGTGCAAACCGTCGGCAATACCTCGGGGCTGGAGATCCAGCAGAATCAGGGGCAGGACAAGTTTCAGGCTTATGGCCTGCAAACCTTCGCCGGTGAAACCGTCGAGGCGCCTCTGCTCGAAGGCTGCGTGGCCTGGCTCGAATGCCGCTTGCTGCCAGAACCGCGCAACCACGAGCAGTACGACCTGTTCCTCGCCGAAGTCATCGCCGCCCAGGCCGATGAGCGGGTGTTCAGCGACGGGCGCTGGCATTTCGACGGGCATGATGGCTTGCGCACGCTGCACCACGTGGCCGGCGGGCATTTCCTGACGATTGGCGATGCGGTGGACGGTAAAACCCTGCCGCTGTGA
- a CDS encoding PAS domain-containing methyl-accepting chemotaxis protein — translation MFNKRLKQELATLREELSSLLQVKESLESEMLVLTLEADGRIQSVNQNFLTEMLYKSQDLVGRAIEDIVPAHVKSDEFHHRFKAALTRGEHFAGAVRLSRGNGEEAWLRSIVQPVRSSDGRIKHFSIFSSDLTRTIEASREHENLIGALVRSTAVIEFDLNGNVLNANERFLHGMGYSLAQIKGKHHRMFCTPEEYNSAEYQNFWRRLNNGEFVAERFKRVDSHGRTVWLEASYNPVVDANNKLYKVVKFATVITDQVNREQAVADAASIAYSTSQQTDNTAQRGTTVVTEAVNVMRDLSRHMQAAGEGIEALNEQSQVIGTIVKTISGIAEQTNLLALNAAIEAARAGEQGRGFAVVADEVRQLASRTSQATEEIVTVVRQNQEMARNAVALMTDGKLQAEQGLALAAEAGTVIVEIQDGAQKVVDAVGQFANQLSN, via the coding sequence ATGTTCAACAAACGCCTCAAGCAAGAGCTGGCCACTCTTCGTGAAGAACTCTCCAGCCTGCTGCAGGTGAAGGAAAGCCTGGAAAGCGAGATGCTGGTGCTGACCCTGGAGGCCGATGGGCGGATCCAGTCGGTCAACCAGAACTTCCTGACCGAGATGCTCTACAAGAGCCAGGACCTGGTGGGGCGTGCCATTGAAGACATCGTCCCGGCGCATGTGAAGTCCGACGAATTCCATCATCGCTTCAAGGCCGCACTGACGCGGGGCGAGCATTTCGCCGGGGCCGTGCGCCTCTCGCGCGGCAATGGCGAAGAGGCGTGGCTGCGCTCCATCGTGCAACCGGTGCGTTCCTCGGACGGGCGGATCAAGCATTTCTCGATTTTCTCCAGCGATCTGACCCGCACCATCGAAGCCTCCCGCGAACACGAAAACCTGATCGGTGCGCTGGTGCGTTCGACGGCAGTGATCGAGTTCGACCTCAATGGCAACGTGTTGAATGCCAACGAGCGCTTTCTGCATGGCATGGGTTACAGCCTGGCGCAGATCAAAGGCAAACATCACCGGATGTTCTGCACACCCGAGGAGTACAACAGCGCCGAGTACCAGAATTTCTGGCGTCGCCTGAACAACGGTGAGTTTGTCGCCGAACGCTTCAAGCGGGTCGACAGCCATGGTCGTACGGTGTGGCTGGAGGCGTCCTACAACCCGGTGGTCGATGCCAACAACAAACTGTACAAAGTGGTGAAATTCGCCACGGTGATCACCGATCAGGTCAACCGCGAACAGGCGGTTGCCGACGCGGCGAGCATTGCCTACAGCACTTCGCAGCAAACCGACAACACCGCGCAACGGGGCACCACGGTGGTCACCGAGGCGGTGAATGTGATGCGCGATCTGTCGCGCCACATGCAGGCGGCCGGCGAGGGCATCGAGGCGCTGAACGAGCAGTCGCAGGTGATCGGCACCATCGTCAAAACCATCAGCGGCATTGCCGAGCAAACCAACCTGCTGGCGCTCAACGCCGCCATTGAGGCGGCTCGCGCTGGTGAACAGGGCCGAGGCTTTGCGGTGGTGGCCGACGAAGTGCGGCAACTGGCCTCGCGCACCAGTCAGGCGACCGAAGAGATCGTCACCGTGGTGCGACAGAACCAGGAGATGGCGCGCAATGCTGTGGCGTTGATGACCGACGGCAAGCTGCAGGCCGAGCAAGGCCTGGCGCTGGCGGCGGAGGCGGGCACGGTGATCGTCGAGATTCAGGACGGCGCGCAGAAAGTGGTGGATGCGGTCGGCCAGTTTGCCAATCAACTGTCTAACTAA
- a CDS encoding gluconate:H+ symporter translates to MDLSTAAWMVHDTRLILCCLLAIATIIVLISATKLPPFLSILIGTFIAGVGAGLPPEDVAKAFSKGAGAILGEAGIIIALGSMLGALMAESGAADRIASTLLGLGKGKSLPWVMALVAMVIGLPLFFEVGLVMMVPIIFVMARRSGQPLLKIAIPALAGMTTLHALMPPHPGPLIAVSALHADLGLTMLLGFSIAIPAVILAGPIYGNWLSKRMHVDEPAELGALFSAPPKAPRQPSFGMSLLIILLPVLLMLGSTLAKVAMSPESSVALTLKFLGEPLVALGIAVMAAVICLGWANGMPREQVGGTLRKSLAPIAVLLLTIGAGGGLKQTLLDAGVSQTISKVAEGAHMPYLLLAWLIAVALRQATGSATVATTTTAGILAPMMAGLAATQSSLVALAIGAGSVFFCHVNDAGFWMVREYFGLQLKQTIWVWSILQTIVSVVGLVGTLLWWHWLT, encoded by the coding sequence TTGGATTTATCGACCGCTGCCTGGATGGTTCACGACACGCGCCTGATTCTTTGCTGCCTGCTGGCGATTGCCACCATCATTGTGCTGATCAGCGCCACTAAACTTCCGCCCTTTCTCTCGATCCTGATCGGCACCTTTATTGCCGGTGTCGGCGCCGGTTTGCCCCCGGAAGACGTGGCCAAGGCGTTCAGCAAAGGCGCGGGGGCGATTCTCGGTGAGGCCGGGATCATCATTGCCCTGGGCTCGATGCTCGGCGCACTGATGGCCGAGTCCGGCGCGGCCGACCGCATCGCTTCAACCTTGCTCGGCCTGGGTAAAGGCAAGTCCCTGCCGTGGGTCATGGCGCTGGTGGCGATGGTGATTGGCCTGCCGCTGTTCTTTGAAGTGGGCCTGGTGATGATGGTACCGATCATCTTTGTCATGGCCCGTCGTTCGGGTCAGCCACTGTTGAAAATCGCGATTCCGGCCCTGGCCGGGATGACCACCCTGCATGCCTTGATGCCGCCGCACCCCGGGCCGCTGATCGCGGTCAGCGCGTTGCATGCGGACCTTGGGCTGACCATGTTGCTGGGCTTCAGCATCGCGATTCCGGCGGTGATTCTAGCGGGGCCGATCTACGGCAATTGGCTGTCGAAACGCATGCACGTCGATGAACCGGCAGAGCTCGGCGCACTGTTCAGCGCCCCACCGAAAGCGCCGCGCCAGCCGAGTTTCGGCATGTCGCTGCTGATCATTCTGTTGCCGGTGCTGCTGATGCTCGGCAGCACCCTGGCGAAAGTCGCGATGAGTCCGGAAAGCAGCGTCGCCCTGACCCTGAAGTTCCTCGGCGAACCGTTGGTGGCGCTGGGCATTGCGGTGATGGCGGCAGTGATCTGCCTTGGTTGGGCCAACGGCATGCCGCGCGAGCAAGTCGGCGGCACGCTGCGCAAAAGCCTGGCGCCGATTGCCGTGTTGCTGCTGACGATTGGTGCCGGCGGCGGCTTGAAGCAAACCTTGCTGGATGCCGGCGTCAGCCAGACCATCAGCAAAGTCGCCGAAGGTGCGCACATGCCGTACCTGTTGCTGGCCTGGCTGATTGCCGTGGCACTGCGTCAGGCTACGGGTTCGGCGACAGTCGCGACCACGACGACGGCGGGGATTCTGGCGCCGATGATGGCCGGACTCGCCGCGACGCAGAGCTCGTTGGTGGCGCTGGCGATTGGCGCCGGCTCAGTGTTCTTCTGCCACGTGAACGACGCCGGCTTCTGGATGGTTCGCGAGTACTTTGGCTTGCAGCTCAAACAGACGATCTGGGTCTGGTCGATCCTGCAAACCATTGTCTCGGTGGTGGGACTGGTCGGGACGTTGCTGTGGTGGCACTGGCTGACCTGA
- a CDS encoding MFS transporter — MTAQSTARPAPFSRSDYKTLGLAALGGALEIYDFIIFVFFALTLSQLFFPPEMPEWLRLLQSFGIFVTGYLARPLGGILMAHFADRLGRKKVFSLSILMMALPCLLIGIMPTYAQIGYFAPLLLLALRILQGAAVGGEVPSAWVFVAEHAPAGHRGYALGFLQAGLTFGYLIGALTATFLAQVFTPAEILDYAWRYPFLLGGVFGVIGVYLRRWLSETPVFMAMEAQREARVELPLRTVLREHRLAMLPAMLLTCVLTSAVVVFVVITPTMMQKTFGMSASHTFALSALGIVFLNIGCVIAGLLVDRIGAWRTVMLYSLLLPLGVGVLYSCLITGGNWVGLAYAIAGLACGVVGAVPSVMVGLFPARIRVSGISFTYNIAYAAWASITPLLLIGLMPWSPWICVMFCAVMGAVGIVSAAYFGSRMSAVGRQSVAPCS; from the coding sequence ATGACTGCCCAATCCACAGCGCGACCGGCGCCGTTCAGCCGTTCCGACTACAAGACCCTCGGCCTTGCGGCCCTCGGCGGGGCGCTGGAGATCTACGATTTCATCATTTTCGTGTTCTTCGCCCTGACCCTCAGCCAATTGTTCTTCCCGCCGGAAATGCCCGAGTGGCTGCGCCTGCTGCAAAGCTTCGGGATCTTCGTCACCGGTTATCTGGCGCGCCCGCTGGGCGGTATTCTGATGGCGCATTTCGCCGATCGCCTGGGCCGGAAAAAGGTTTTCAGTCTGAGCATCCTGATGATGGCGCTGCCGTGCCTGCTGATCGGGATCATGCCGACTTATGCCCAGATCGGTTATTTCGCACCGCTGCTGTTGCTGGCGCTGCGCATCCTGCAAGGCGCGGCGGTCGGCGGCGAAGTGCCGAGCGCCTGGGTGTTCGTCGCCGAGCACGCGCCTGCCGGGCATCGCGGTTACGCGCTGGGCTTTTTGCAGGCCGGGCTGACCTTCGGTTACTTGATCGGCGCGCTGACCGCGACGTTCCTCGCGCAGGTGTTTACCCCGGCAGAAATCCTCGATTACGCCTGGCGTTATCCGTTCCTGCTCGGCGGTGTGTTCGGTGTGATCGGCGTGTACCTGCGCCGCTGGTTGAGCGAAACCCCGGTGTTCATGGCCATGGAAGCCCAGCGTGAAGCGCGGGTCGAACTGCCGCTGCGCACGGTGCTGCGCGAGCATCGTCTGGCAATGTTGCCAGCGATGCTGCTGACCTGCGTGCTGACGTCGGCGGTGGTGGTGTTCGTGGTCATCACCCCGACCATGATGCAGAAAACCTTCGGCATGAGCGCCAGTCACACCTTTGCCCTGAGCGCGTTGGGCATTGTCTTCCTCAACATCGGCTGTGTGATTGCCGGGTTGCTGGTCGATCGCATCGGTGCCTGGCGCACGGTCATGCTGTATAGCCTGCTGCTGCCATTGGGCGTTGGCGTGCTTTACAGCTGCTTGATCACGGGCGGCAACTGGGTGGGCCTGGCATACGCCATCGCCGGTCTGGCCTGCGGTGTGGTCGGCGCGGTGCCGTCGGTGATGGTCGGATTGTTTCCGGCGCGGATTCGCGTGTCGGGCATCTCCTTCACCTACAACATTGCCTACGCCGCGTGGGCGAGCATCACCCCGCTGTTGCTGATCGGTCTGATGCCGTGGAGCCCATGGATCTGCGTGATGTTCTGTGCGGTGATGGGTGCTGTCGGCATTGTCAGTGCAGCGTATTTCGGTTCGCGCATGAGCGCTGTCGGACGCCAATCCGTGGCGCCCTGTTCCTGA
- a CDS encoding TIGR00366 family protein → MAVDIEDSRSARFALRCSSFAERWFPDSWVFAALAVIIVALATLAMGAKPTDAAMAFGDGFWSLIPFTMQMAFVVIGGYVVASSPPAVKLIDKLARIPKNGRSAVAWVALISMVASLLNWGLSLVFGGLLVRALARRTDLKMDYRAAGAAAYLGLGAVWALGLSSSAAQLQANPASLPPAILSITGVIPFTQTIFLWQSGAMLLALIVISIIVAYATAPGPNSARDAKDCGIDPAFNLPPLQPRTRPGEWLEHSPLLIILLVLLAAGWLFHEFSSKPAITAISGLNTYNFLFIMLGALLHWRPRSFLDAVARAVPTTTGVLIQFPLYGSIAALLTTVKGADAQTLAHHISSFFVSIASHDTYALLMGVYSAILGFFIPSGGGKWIIEAPYVMQVANDLQYHLGWAVQIYNAAEALPNLINPFYMLPLLGVLGLKARDLIGFSFVQLLVHTPLVLFLLWVLGTTLAYTPPVIP, encoded by the coding sequence GTGGCCGTTGATATCGAAGATAGCCGCTCCGCGCGCTTTGCCTTGCGCTGTTCAAGCTTTGCCGAACGCTGGTTCCCCGACTCCTGGGTGTTCGCCGCACTGGCGGTGATCATTGTCGCGCTGGCCACTTTGGCCATGGGCGCCAAACCCACCGATGCCGCGATGGCCTTTGGCGACGGGTTCTGGAGCCTGATCCCGTTCACCATGCAAATGGCCTTCGTGGTGATTGGCGGCTACGTCGTCGCCAGTTCGCCCCCGGCGGTCAAGCTGATCGACAAACTGGCGCGCATCCCGAAAAACGGCCGCTCTGCCGTGGCCTGGGTCGCGCTGATCTCGATGGTCGCCTCGCTGCTGAACTGGGGCCTGTCGCTGGTGTTCGGCGGTTTGCTGGTGCGCGCCCTCGCCCGCCGCACCGATCTGAAAATGGATTACCGCGCGGCCGGTGCGGCGGCGTATCTGGGCCTGGGCGCGGTCTGGGCGCTGGGCCTGTCCTCATCGGCGGCGCAGTTGCAGGCCAACCCGGCCAGCCTGCCGCCGGCGATCCTGTCGATCACCGGGGTGATTCCGTTCACCCAAACCATCTTCCTCTGGCAGTCCGGCGCCATGCTGCTGGCGCTGATCGTGATTTCGATCATCGTCGCCTACGCCACCGCACCCGGCCCGAACTCTGCGCGCGATGCCAAGGATTGTGGCATCGACCCGGCGTTCAACCTGCCACCGCTGCAACCGCGCACCCGGCCCGGCGAATGGCTGGAGCACAGTCCGCTGCTGATCATTCTGCTGGTGCTGCTGGCGGCCGGCTGGCTGTTCCACGAGTTTTCGAGCAAACCGGCGATCACCGCGATTTCCGGGCTCAATACCTATAACTTCCTGTTCATCATGCTCGGCGCCCTGCTGCACTGGCGGCCACGCAGCTTCCTCGATGCGGTGGCCCGGGCGGTGCCGACCACCACTGGCGTGCTGATCCAGTTCCCGCTGTACGGCTCGATCGCCGCGCTGCTGACCACGGTCAAAGGCGCCGACGCACAGACCTTGGCGCATCACATCTCGAGCTTCTTCGTCAGCATCGCCTCCCACGACACCTACGCGTTGCTGATGGGCGTGTACTCGGCGATTCTCGGCTTCTTCATCCCGTCCGGCGGCGGCAAGTGGATCATCGAAGCGCCGTACGTGATGCAAGTCGCCAACGATCTCCAATACCACCTCGGCTGGGCGGTACAGATCTACAACGCCGCCGAAGCCTTGCCGAACCTGATCAACCCGTTCTACATGTTGCCGCTGCTGGGCGTGCTCGGCCTGAAGGCGCGCGACCTGATCGGCTTTTCGTTCGTGCAATTGCTGGTGCACACGCCGCTGGTGCTGTTCCTGCTGTGGGTGCTGGGCACGACATTGGCGTATACGCCGCCGGTCATTCCTTGA
- a CDS encoding molecular chaperone HscC, translated as MIVGIDLGTTNSLVAVWRGESSELVPNALGQFLTPSVVGLDDQGRILVGQAARERLHTHPRLTASLFKRHMGSATEVYLADKAFRPEELSALVLKSLKEDVERAYGETVTEAVISVPAYFSDAQRKATRIAGELAGLKVEKLINEPTAAALAYGLHQRDKETSFLVFDLGGGTFDVSILELFEGVMEVRASAGDNFLGGEDFDSVLLEHFIDQHRSVADFPDRNSVIQPLRREAERVRKALGQDSSAEFRLQLGDRHWTHTITQQELATLYMPLLERLRAPIERALRDARIRVSDLDEILLVGGTTRMPLVRKLAAGLFGRFPSITLDPDQVVAQGAAIQAALKARSAALEEVVLTDVCSYTLGIETSTQVGRNYEAGHYLPIIERNSIVPVSRVKTVYTLQDNQEQVVVRIFQGESRLVKDNVALGELAIKVPKRKAGEVSLDVRFTYDNNGLLEAQVNIPLTGQQHSLVIENNPGVLTPEEIQQRLQNLAQLKIHPREQQVNTLLSARLERLYQESLGDLRDQIGHWAKQFQIALDSQDERQIREVRTELSRHLSELDRTPWQ; from the coding sequence ATGATCGTAGGGATTGACCTGGGAACCACCAACAGCCTCGTCGCCGTCTGGCGTGGCGAATCCTCCGAATTGGTGCCCAATGCCCTCGGTCAGTTCCTGACACCGAGCGTGGTGGGGCTGGATGATCAGGGACGGATTCTGGTCGGCCAGGCTGCGCGCGAACGTCTGCACACCCATCCGCGCCTGACGGCGTCGCTGTTCAAGCGTCACATGGGCAGCGCCACAGAAGTCTATCTGGCAGACAAAGCGTTTCGTCCGGAAGAATTGTCGGCACTGGTGCTCAAAAGTCTGAAAGAAGACGTCGAACGGGCTTATGGCGAAACCGTCACTGAAGCGGTGATTAGCGTCCCGGCCTACTTCAGCGACGCCCAGCGCAAAGCCACACGGATCGCCGGCGAACTGGCCGGGCTGAAAGTCGAGAAGCTGATCAACGAACCGACTGCCGCCGCCCTCGCTTATGGGCTGCACCAACGCGACAAGGAAACCTCGTTCCTGGTGTTCGACCTCGGGGGCGGCACGTTCGACGTGTCGATTCTGGAGTTGTTCGAAGGGGTGATGGAGGTCCGCGCCAGCGCCGGCGACAATTTCCTCGGTGGTGAAGACTTCGACAGCGTACTGCTGGAACACTTTATCGACCAGCACCGCTCGGTCGCCGACTTCCCTGACCGCAACAGCGTTATCCAGCCCCTGCGCCGCGAGGCTGAGCGTGTGCGCAAGGCTCTGGGTCAGGACAGCAGCGCCGAATTCCGGCTGCAACTGGGTGACCGCCACTGGACCCACACCATCACCCAGCAAGAATTGGCGACGCTTTACATGCCACTGCTCGAGCGCCTGCGCGCGCCGATCGAACGGGCTCTGCGCGACGCACGCATCCGGGTCAGCGACCTCGATGAGATTCTGCTGGTCGGCGGTACTACCCGGATGCCGCTGGTGCGCAAACTTGCCGCCGGGTTGTTCGGCCGTTTTCCGTCGATCACCCTCGATCCGGATCAAGTGGTGGCGCAAGGCGCAGCCATTCAGGCAGCACTCAAGGCCCGCTCGGCCGCACTTGAAGAAGTGGTGCTGACCGACGTCTGCTCCTACACCCTGGGCATCGAGACCTCGACTCAGGTCGGGCGCAATTATGAGGCCGGACACTACCTGCCGATCATCGAGCGCAACAGCATCGTCCCGGTCAGCCGGGTCAAGACCGTGTACACCTTGCAGGACAATCAGGAGCAGGTGGTTGTGCGGATTTTCCAGGGCGAAAGCCGTCTGGTCAAAGACAACGTCGCGCTTGGCGAACTGGCGATCAAGGTGCCGAAACGCAAGGCCGGCGAAGTGTCCCTCGATGTGCGTTTCACCTATGACAACAACGGCCTGCTGGAGGCCCAGGTGAATATTCCGCTGACCGGGCAACAGCATTCGCTGGTCATCGAAAACAACCCCGGCGTGCTCACGCCTGAAGAGATTCAGCAACGCTTGCAGAACCTCGCTCAGCTCAAGATTCATCCGCGCGAGCAACAGGTCAACACGCTGCTCAGTGCCCGTCTCGAACGGCTCTACCAGGAAAGCCTGGGCGACCTGCGCGATCAGATTGGCCATTGGGCCAAGCAATTCCAGATCGCGCTCGACTCGCAGGACGAGCGCCAGATTCGTGAAGTGCGCACCGAGCTGAGCAGGCACCTGAGCGAACTTGATCGCACGCCGTGGCAATAA